A window from Streptomyces sp. NBC_00271 encodes these proteins:
- a CDS encoding AAA family ATPase has translation MTAPLTPPPPPHQPPSDDAHAWQAPPAGGVSGTVGYEPDGPGMKTEVLEAVVVTVAVAVAGVLLGVLWWWLAPHVPLIADDSAVYLKDTEGEQAIGVDGTFTLLALAFGAVSAVVVFLVRRRGGVPLVVALAVGGLLGSLLAWRIGIWLGPTQNVVAHAKQVGKGVTFSAPLKLGAMGALLAWSLAGLVVHLGLTALFGPRDPDPYASPYGTPPQPPTV, from the coding sequence GTGACCGCACCGCTGACTCCGCCTCCGCCGCCGCATCAACCGCCGTCCGACGACGCCCATGCCTGGCAGGCTCCGCCCGCCGGGGGCGTCTCGGGGACCGTCGGGTACGAACCGGACGGGCCCGGGATGAAGACCGAAGTGCTGGAGGCCGTCGTCGTCACGGTGGCGGTGGCGGTGGCGGGTGTGCTGCTCGGTGTGCTGTGGTGGTGGCTGGCGCCGCATGTGCCGCTGATCGCGGACGACAGTGCGGTGTATCTGAAGGACACCGAGGGTGAGCAGGCCATCGGGGTCGACGGGACATTTACGCTGCTCGCGTTGGCGTTCGGTGCGGTCAGTGCGGTGGTGGTGTTTCTGGTGCGGCGGCGTGGGGGTGTGCCGCTCGTTGTCGCGCTGGCGGTGGGGGGTCTGCTCGGGTCGCTGCTCGCCTGGCGGATCGGGATCTGGCTCGGGCCGACGCAGAACGTGGTCGCCCATGCCAAGCAGGTCGGCAAGGGGGTGACGTTCTCCGCGCCGTTGAAGCTCGGGGCGATGGGGGCGTTGCTGGCGTGGTCCCTGGCGGGGCTGGTGGTTCATCTCGGCCTGACCGCGTTGTTCGGTCCCCGGGACCCGGATCCCTACGCGAGCCCGTACGGGACCCCGCCGCAGCCTCCGACGGTCTGA
- a CDS encoding LON peptidase substrate-binding domain-containing protein yields the protein MTTVRLPLFPLNSVLFPGLVLPLNIFEERYRAMMRELLKTPEDEPRRFAVVAIRDGHEVAHTAPGMPDQTALPQRGPTAGFGDDPLKAFHEMGCVADAATIRERADGSFEVLATGTTRVRLLSVDASGPFLTAELEELPEEPGEEAGALAEGVLRAFRQYQKRLAGARERSLSTGADLPDDPAVVSYLVAAAVMLDIPAKQKLLQAPDTATRLHEELKLLRAETAIIRNLPSLPAAELTRNPTSLN from the coding sequence GTGACCACCGTCCGGCTTCCGCTCTTCCCCCTGAACTCAGTACTGTTCCCGGGGCTCGTGCTTCCCCTGAACATTTTCGAGGAGCGCTATCGCGCCATGATGCGCGAACTGCTGAAGACCCCCGAGGACGAACCGCGCCGGTTCGCCGTCGTCGCCATCCGCGACGGCCACGAGGTCGCGCACACCGCACCCGGCATGCCGGACCAGACGGCGCTGCCGCAACGCGGTCCCACGGCCGGGTTCGGCGACGACCCGCTCAAGGCCTTCCACGAGATGGGCTGCGTCGCGGACGCGGCCACCATCCGGGAGCGCGCCGACGGCAGTTTCGAGGTACTGGCCACCGGCACCACACGGGTACGGCTCCTGTCGGTGGACGCCTCCGGGCCGTTCCTGACGGCCGAACTGGAGGAACTTCCGGAGGAACCCGGCGAGGAGGCGGGCGCGCTCGCCGAGGGCGTCCTGCGGGCCTTCCGCCAGTACCAGAAGCGGCTGGCGGGCGCCCGCGAACGCTCACTGTCCACCGGCGCGGACCTGCCGGACGACCCGGCGGTGGTCTCCTACCTGGTGGCGGCCGCCGTGATGCTCGACATCCCGGCCAAGCAGAAGCTGCTCCAGGCCCCCGACACGGCCACCCGCCTCCACGAAGAGCTGAAACTCCTGCGCGCCGAGACCGCCATCATCCGTAATCTGCCGTCGTTGCCGGCGGCGGAACTGACGCGCAACCCGACAAGTCTCAACTGA
- the ybaK gene encoding Cys-tRNA(Pro) deacylase: MAKKSKKQQQSGGTPATVALTAAGVAYTVHAYEHDPAHPSYGEEAAEAMGVSPDRVFKTLVADVDGSLVVAVVPVAGSLDLKALATAVGGKRAAMADPAAAERTTGYVRGGISPLGQRKRLRTVLDASAHHHATICVSAGRRGLEVELAPDDLAHLTEAVSAPVARA; this comes from the coding sequence TTGGCGAAGAAGTCGAAGAAGCAGCAGCAGTCCGGGGGAACGCCCGCGACGGTGGCCCTGACGGCGGCGGGCGTCGCGTACACGGTCCACGCCTACGAGCACGACCCCGCGCACCCCTCGTACGGCGAGGAGGCCGCCGAGGCGATGGGCGTCTCTCCCGACCGCGTCTTCAAGACCCTGGTCGCGGACGTGGACGGCTCCCTCGTGGTCGCCGTGGTCCCCGTCGCGGGCTCCCTGGACCTGAAGGCGCTGGCCACGGCGGTGGGCGGCAAGCGCGCCGCCATGGCCGACCCGGCGGCCGCCGAGCGCACCACGGGCTATGTCCGCGGCGGCATCTCCCCCCTGGGCCAGCGCAAGAGACTCCGTACGGTCCTGGACGCCTCGGCCCACCACCACGCCACGATCTGCGTCTCGGCCGGCCGCCGGGGGCTCGAGGTCGAGCTCGCCCCCGACGACCTGGCGCACCTCACGGAAGCGGTGTCCGCGCCGGTCGCCCGTGCGTGA
- a CDS encoding ABC transporter ATP-binding protein produces the protein MSTRTAQAVRNGHRGDVVCSVRALTKTYPAVRGRRGSPGTPEVRATDGVRLDIRRGEIFGLLGPNGAGKSTLVRQLTGLMRPDSGSVEILGHDIVRHPERAARILAYLGQESTALDELTVSLAAETTGRLRGLELREARAERDAVLEELGLTPIASRPLKKLSGGQRRLACFAAALVGQRPLLVLDEPTTGMDPVARRAVWSAVDRRRAEHGATVLLVTHNVIEAETVLDRVAVLDRGRVIACDTPAGLKERVAGEVRVELVWRESAPLDVPEVAALRARAVESGRRWTLRLAPEEARAAVATVTGGAAFAALDDFTLATPSLEDVYLALGGNAQGLVKA, from the coding sequence GTGAGTACGCGCACGGCACAGGCAGTCCGGAACGGGCACAGGGGCGATGTCGTGTGCTCGGTGCGCGCGCTGACCAAGACCTACCCGGCCGTCCGCGGACGCCGTGGCAGCCCCGGTACGCCCGAGGTGAGGGCCACCGACGGGGTACGGCTGGACATCCGGCGCGGCGAGATCTTCGGCCTGCTCGGGCCGAACGGCGCCGGGAAGTCCACCCTCGTACGCCAGCTGACCGGGCTCATGCGCCCCGACAGCGGCAGTGTCGAGATCCTCGGGCACGACATCGTGCGTCACCCCGAGCGGGCGGCGCGCATCCTCGCCTACCTCGGGCAGGAGTCCACCGCCCTCGACGAGCTGACCGTGTCGCTGGCCGCGGAGACGACCGGGCGGCTGCGCGGGCTCGAACTGCGCGAGGCGCGGGCGGAGCGGGACGCCGTGCTCGAGGAGCTGGGCCTCACCCCGATCGCCTCCCGCCCCCTGAAGAAGCTGTCCGGCGGACAGCGGCGGCTGGCCTGCTTCGCCGCCGCGCTGGTCGGGCAGCGGCCGCTGCTCGTCCTCGACGAGCCGACCACCGGCATGGACCCCGTGGCCCGGCGGGCCGTGTGGTCCGCCGTCGACCGGCGCCGGGCCGAGCACGGCGCCACCGTGCTGCTGGTCACCCACAACGTCATCGAGGCCGAGACCGTGCTCGACCGGGTCGCCGTCCTCGACCGGGGCCGCGTCATCGCCTGCGACACGCCGGCCGGGCTGAAGGAGCGGGTCGCGGGCGAGGTGCGGGTCGAACTCGTCTGGCGCGAGAGCGCCCCGCTGGACGTGCCCGAGGTCGCCGCGCTGCGCGCCCGGGCGGTCGAGTCGGGCCGCCGCTGGACCCTGCGGCTCGCCCCGGAGGAGGCCCGCGCGGCCGTCGCCACGGTCACCGGAGGCGCCGCGTTCGCCGCGCTCGACGACTTCACACTGGCCACGCCGAGCCTGGAGGACGTGTACCTCGCGCTCGGCGGCAACGCGCAGGGGTTGGTGAAGGCGTGA
- the dnaE gene encoding DNA polymerase III subunit alpha has protein sequence MSKPPFTHLHVHTQYSLLDGAARLKDMFNACNEMGMTHIAMSDHGNLHGAYDFFHTAKKAGVTPIIGIEAYVAPESRRNKRKIQWGQPHQKRDDVSGSGGYTHKTIWAANRTGLHNLFKLSSDAYAEGWLQKWPRMDKETISQWSEGLIASTGCPSGELQTRLRLGQYDEALKAAAEYQDIFGKDRYFLELMDHGIEIERRVRDGLLEIGKKLGIPPLVTNDSHYTYAHEATAHDALLCIQTGKNLSDPDRFRFDGTGYYLKSTDEMYAVDSSDAWQEGCRNTLLVAEQIDTTGMFEAKNLMPKFDIPEGFTEVTWFKEEVRLGMERRFPGGVPEDRQKQVEYEMDVIIQMGFPGYFLVVADFIMWAKKQGIAVGPGRGSAAGSIVAYAMGITDLDPIPHGLIFERFLNPERVSMPDVDIDFDERRRVEVIRYVTEKYGADKVAMIGTYGKIKAKNAIKDSARVLGYPYAMGDRLTKAMPADVLGKGIDLSGITDSSHPRYSEAGEIRAMYENEPDVKKVIDTAKGVEGLVRQMGVHAAGVIMSSEPIVDHAPVWVRHTDGVTITQWDYPQCESLGLLKMDFLGLRNLTIMDDAVKMVKSNKGVDLDLLALPLDDPTTFELLQRGETLGVFQFDGGPMRSLLRLMKPDNFEDISAVSALYRPGPMGMDSHTNYALRKNGLQEITPIHKELEEPLQEVLAVTYGLIVYQEQVQKAAQIIAGYSLGEADILRRVMGKKKPDELAKNFTIFQAGAQKNGYSDEAIQALWDVLVPFAGYAFNKAHSAAYGLVSYWTAYLKANYPAEYMAGLLTSVKDDKDKSAIYLNECRRMGIKVLPPNVNESEQNFAAQGDDVILFGLSAVRNVGTNVVESIIKSRKAKGKYASFPDYLDKVEAVACNKRTTESLIKAGAFDTMGHTRKGLTAQFEPMIDNVVQVKRKEAEGQFDLFGGMGDEDTSEPGFGLDVEFTTDEWDKAYLLAQEREMLGLYVSDHPLFGLEHVLSDKADAGISQLTGGEHADGAVVTIGGIISGLQRKMTKQGNAWAIATVEDLAGSIECMFFPATYQLVSTQLVEDAVVFVKGRLDKREDVPRLVAMELQVPDLSNAGTNAPVILTIPALKVTPPMVSRLGEILSHHKGESEVRIRLQGPRKTTVLRLDRHRVKPDPALFGDLKVLLGPSCLAG, from the coding sequence GTGTCAAAGCCGCCGTTCACGCACCTGCACGTCCACACCCAGTACTCGCTGCTGGACGGTGCCGCGCGGCTCAAGGACATGTTCAACGCCTGCAATGAAATGGGCATGACGCACATCGCCATGAGTGACCATGGCAACCTTCACGGGGCCTACGACTTCTTCCACACGGCGAAGAAGGCGGGCGTCACACCGATCATCGGCATCGAGGCGTACGTCGCCCCCGAGTCCCGGCGCAACAAGCGCAAGATCCAGTGGGGCCAGCCGCACCAGAAGCGCGACGACGTGTCCGGTTCGGGTGGTTACACGCACAAGACGATCTGGGCGGCGAACCGGACCGGCCTGCACAACCTCTTCAAGCTCTCCTCGGACGCGTACGCCGAGGGCTGGCTCCAGAAGTGGCCCCGGATGGACAAGGAGACCATCTCCCAGTGGTCCGAGGGGCTCATCGCCTCCACCGGCTGCCCCTCCGGCGAGCTCCAGACCCGCCTGCGCCTCGGCCAGTACGACGAAGCACTGAAGGCGGCCGCCGAGTACCAGGACATCTTCGGCAAGGACCGCTACTTCCTGGAACTGATGGACCACGGCATCGAGATCGAGCGCCGGGTCCGTGACGGGCTCCTGGAGATCGGCAAGAAGCTCGGCATCCCGCCCCTGGTGACGAACGACTCGCACTACACGTACGCGCACGAGGCGACCGCCCACGACGCCCTGCTGTGCATCCAGACCGGCAAGAACCTCTCCGACCCGGACCGCTTCCGGTTCGACGGCACCGGCTACTACCTGAAGTCGACGGACGAGATGTACGCCGTGGACTCCTCGGACGCCTGGCAGGAGGGCTGCCGCAACACCCTCCTGGTCGCCGAACAGATCGACACGACCGGCATGTTCGAGGCGAAGAACCTCATGCCGAAATTCGACATCCCCGAGGGGTTCACCGAGGTCACCTGGTTCAAGGAGGAGGTGCGCCTCGGCATGGAGCGCCGCTTCCCGGGCGGCGTCCCCGAGGACCGGCAGAAGCAGGTCGAGTACGAGATGGACGTCATCATCCAGATGGGGTTCCCGGGGTACTTCCTCGTCGTCGCCGACTTCATCATGTGGGCCAAGAAGCAGGGCATCGCCGTGGGCCCGGGCCGTGGCTCGGCGGCCGGTTCGATCGTCGCGTACGCCATGGGCATCACCGACCTCGACCCGATCCCGCACGGTCTGATCTTCGAGCGGTTCCTGAACCCCGAGCGCGTCTCCATGCCCGACGTCGACATCGACTTCGACGAGCGCAGGCGCGTCGAAGTGATCAGGTACGTGACCGAGAAGTACGGCGCCGACAAGGTCGCCATGATCGGCACCTACGGCAAGATCAAGGCGAAGAACGCCATCAAGGACTCCGCGCGCGTCCTGGGCTACCCGTACGCCATGGGCGACCGCCTCACCAAGGCGATGCCCGCCGACGTCCTCGGCAAGGGCATCGACCTCAGCGGCATCACCGACTCCTCGCATCCGCGCTACAGCGAGGCCGGCGAGATCCGCGCGATGTACGAGAACGAGCCGGACGTGAAGAAGGTCATCGACACCGCCAAGGGCGTCGAGGGCCTGGTCCGGCAGATGGGCGTGCACGCCGCCGGCGTCATCATGTCCAGCGAGCCCATCGTCGACCACGCCCCGGTCTGGGTGCGGCACACCGACGGCGTGACCATCACACAGTGGGACTACCCGCAGTGCGAGTCGCTCGGCCTGCTGAAGATGGACTTCCTCGGCCTGCGCAACCTGACGATCATGGACGACGCCGTCAAGATGGTGAAGTCCAACAAGGGCGTCGACCTCGACCTGCTGGCCCTCCCGCTCGACGATCCGACGACCTTCGAACTGCTCCAGCGCGGCGAGACCCTCGGCGTCTTCCAGTTCGACGGCGGCCCCATGCGCTCGCTGCTGCGCCTGATGAAGCCCGACAACTTCGAAGACATCTCCGCCGTCTCGGCGCTCTACCGTCCCGGCCCGATGGGCATGGACTCGCACACGAACTACGCGCTCCGCAAGAACGGCCTGCAGGAGATCACGCCGATCCACAAGGAGCTGGAGGAGCCCCTCCAGGAGGTTCTGGCGGTCACCTACGGCCTGATCGTGTACCAGGAGCAGGTGCAGAAGGCCGCCCAGATCATCGCCGGGTACTCGCTCGGCGAGGCCGACATCCTGCGCCGCGTGATGGGCAAGAAGAAGCCCGACGAACTGGCGAAGAACTTCACCATCTTCCAGGCCGGTGCCCAGAAGAACGGCTACAGCGACGAGGCGATCCAAGCCCTGTGGGACGTGCTGGTGCCCTTCGCCGGCTACGCCTTCAACAAGGCCCACTCGGCCGCGTACGGACTGGTCTCGTACTGGACCGCCTACCTGAAGGCGAACTACCCCGCCGAGTACATGGCGGGCCTGCTCACCTCGGTCAAGGACGACAAGGACAAGTCCGCGATCTATCTGAACGAGTGCCGGCGCATGGGCATCAAGGTGCTGCCGCCCAACGTCAACGAGTCGGAGCAGAACTTCGCCGCCCAGGGCGACGACGTGATCCTCTTCGGCCTCTCCGCCGTCCGCAACGTCGGCACGAACGTCGTCGAGTCGATCATCAAGAGCCGCAAGGCCAAGGGGAAGTACGCCTCCTTCCCGGACTACCTCGACAAGGTCGAGGCCGTCGCCTGCAACAAGCGAACCACGGAGTCGCTGATCAAGGCGGGCGCGTTCGACACCATGGGGCACACCCGCAAGGGCCTCACCGCGCAGTTCGAGCCGATGATCGACAACGTGGTGCAGGTCAAGCGCAAGGAGGCCGAGGGCCAGTTCGACCTCTTCGGGGGCATGGGCGACGAGGACACCAGCGAGCCCGGCTTCGGACTCGACGTGGAGTTCACCACCGACGAGTGGGACAAGGCCTATCTGCTCGCCCAGGAGCGGGAGATGCTCGGTCTGTACGTCTCCGACCACCCGCTCTTCGGCCTGGAGCACGTGCTGTCCGACAAGGCCGACGCGGGCATCTCCCAGCTCACCGGAGGTGAGCACGCGGACGGCGCGGTCGTCACCATCGGCGGCATCATCTCGGGCCTCCAGCGCAAGATGACCAAGCAGGGCAACGCCTGGGCGATCGCCACGGTGGAGGACCTGGCCGGTTCCATCGAGTGCATGTTCTTCCCGGCGACGTACCAGCTGGTGTCGACCCAACTCGTCGAGGACGCGGTCGTCTTCGTCAAGGGCCGCCTCGACAAGCGCGAGGACGTGCCGCGGCTGGTCGCGATGGAGCTTCAGGTCCCCGACCTGTCGAACGCGGGCACCAACGCACCCGTGATCCTCACGATCCCGGCGCTGAAGGTCACCCCGCCGATGGTGAGCCGTCTCGGCGAGATCCTCAGCCACCACAAGGGCGAGAGCGAGGTGCGCATCAGGCTCCAGGGCCCGCGCAAGACCACCGTGCTGCGGCTCGACCGGCACCGGGTGAAGCCGGATCCGGCGCTGTTCGGTGACTTGAAGGTGCTGCTGGGCCCGTCCTGCCTCGCGGGCTGA
- a CDS encoding ABC transporter permease encodes MSVVPAEVLPGSALSVAEDAVDAAELGPRARLWPSLAAMYRAQLSRARVARIPLLFVATVQSVGIMVMMRGVVDGGGEARSIVAGASVLVVAFVGLNLLAQYFGQLRAGGGLDHYATLPVPPAAVVLGVAGAYASFTVPGTVVTAVVGCVLFGLPMAHLWVLVAVIPLAGAALAGLGAALGLLAPRPELATLLGQLGMSAALLLGVLPADRLPTVVQYARDLLPSTYGVEAFARSFGAHPDWAFVVGDLAVCAGVGVASLAVATWAYRRAAVR; translated from the coding sequence GTGAGTGTCGTACCCGCTGAGGTGCTGCCGGGCAGTGCGCTGTCCGTGGCCGAGGACGCCGTTGACGCCGCCGAACTCGGGCCGCGGGCGCGGCTGTGGCCGTCCCTCGCCGCCATGTACCGGGCCCAGCTCTCCCGCGCGCGCGTGGCGCGGATTCCGCTGCTGTTCGTGGCCACGGTCCAGTCCGTCGGCATCATGGTCATGATGCGTGGCGTGGTGGACGGCGGGGGCGAGGCCCGGTCCATCGTGGCCGGGGCGTCGGTCCTGGTCGTCGCCTTCGTAGGGCTCAACCTGTTGGCGCAGTACTTCGGACAGCTGCGGGCCGGCGGCGGGCTCGACCACTACGCGACCCTGCCGGTGCCGCCGGCCGCCGTCGTGCTCGGTGTCGCGGGCGCGTACGCCTCCTTCACCGTGCCCGGGACCGTGGTCACCGCCGTCGTCGGCTGTGTCCTTTTCGGGCTGCCGATGGCGCATCTGTGGGTGCTCGTCGCGGTGATCCCGCTCGCGGGCGCCGCGCTCGCCGGGCTCGGGGCGGCGCTCGGACTGCTCGCGCCTCGGCCCGAACTCGCCACGCTGCTCGGGCAGTTGGGGATGTCGGCGGCGCTGTTGCTCGGGGTGCTGCCGGCGGACCGGCTGCCTACGGTGGTGCAGTACGCCCGTGATCTGCTGCCCTCCACCTACGGCGTCGAGGCCTTCGCGCGGAGCTTCGGGGCGCACCCCGACTGGGCCTTCGTCGTCGGTGACCTCGCCGTCTGCGCGGGCGTGGGGGTGGCCTCGCTGGCGGTGGCGACCTGGGCGTACCGCCGGGCGGCCGTCCGGTGA
- a CDS encoding NYN domain-containing protein has protein sequence MDRCIVLVDAGYLLGAAASLLAGEPSRSRITVDHAALIQGLRERAESDTERPLLRIYWFDGAPDRVPQPEHRRLRVMPRVTVRLGALTRSDGRWAQKGVDAAMHAELTELARNRACSDVVLVTGDGDLLPGMMAAKEHGVAVHLWAVQAADGDYNQSEDLVAEADERRVLDRAWITKAVRAKDLGGICAPQPVPRPEIAAILSAPLPDSSLAGAAERPSETAEHSPAAESQNGSEERVPAPKGVPTPKDLAALRAPGVQAPQHPASATLRWSSDKGWIERPGGATESTEAAALPTLAQLTSAEQRWADREEDITTVGGDPYEVGQVFARRWMERLTDPSHLQKLSTMYPRVPHRVDGELLRYAARFGLLAHKDDQIDEHDRYAIRAGFWREIDVRTAAEHAPAGE, from the coding sequence GTGGACCGCTGCATCGTCCTGGTGGACGCCGGGTATCTGCTCGGGGCTGCTGCCAGTCTCCTCGCCGGGGAGCCTTCGCGATCCCGGATCACCGTCGACCACGCCGCCCTCATCCAGGGCCTGCGCGAGCGCGCCGAGTCCGACACGGAGCGGCCCCTGCTGCGCATCTACTGGTTCGACGGCGCACCCGACCGCGTACCGCAACCGGAGCACCGCCGGCTGCGCGTGATGCCACGGGTCACGGTGCGCCTCGGCGCGCTGACCCGCAGCGACGGGCGGTGGGCGCAGAAGGGTGTCGACGCCGCCATGCACGCCGAGCTGACCGAGCTGGCTCGCAACCGCGCCTGCTCCGACGTGGTCCTGGTGACCGGCGACGGGGACCTGCTGCCGGGCATGATGGCCGCCAAGGAGCACGGCGTCGCCGTACACCTGTGGGCCGTGCAGGCCGCGGACGGCGACTACAACCAGTCCGAGGACCTGGTCGCCGAGGCCGACGAGCGCCGGGTGCTGGACCGGGCGTGGATCACCAAGGCCGTACGGGCCAAGGACCTCGGCGGGATCTGCGCGCCGCAGCCCGTGCCGCGCCCCGAGATCGCCGCGATCCTCTCCGCGCCGCTGCCCGACTCGTCGCTCGCCGGTGCGGCCGAGCGGCCCTCCGAGACCGCGGAGCACAGCCCCGCCGCCGAGTCGCAGAACGGGTCCGAGGAGCGGGTTCCCGCCCCCAAGGGCGTGCCCACGCCGAAGGACCTCGCCGCACTGCGCGCACCGGGCGTCCAGGCCCCCCAGCACCCCGCGAGCGCGACGCTGCGGTGGTCGTCCGACAAGGGGTGGATCGAACGCCCCGGGGGCGCCACGGAGTCCACGGAGGCCGCCGCACTGCCCACGCTCGCCCAGCTCACCTCCGCCGAGCAGCGCTGGGCCGACCGCGAGGAGGACATCACCACGGTCGGCGGCGATCCGTACGAGGTGGGGCAGGTCTTCGCGCGCCGCTGGATGGAGCGGCTCACCGACCCGAGCCATCTGCAGAAGCTGTCCACGATGTACCCGCGGGTACCGCATCGTGTGGACGGTGAGCTGCTGCGTTACGCGGCGCGCTTCGGACTGCTCGCCCACAAGGACGACCAGATCGACGAGCACGACCGGTATGCGATCAGGGCCGGGTTCTGGCGGGAGATCGATGTGCGTACGGCGGCGGAGCATGCCCCTGCCGGGGAGTGA
- a CDS encoding oxidoreductase, with product MTEGAGTRGGDLPDELTAAEAGMWQAFRNGSVYDLRSGDITVDDPHGGHPWGPERSVRARIVAWLLLDGPPALQGRVASLKLTGVQITDVLDLAGGTVVPYVELKGCRFEKEILLPEAHFTTVRLVNCSVPRLEAARVHTEGDLHLPRCRFHNGVRLTDAHIGTDLLLNQAVVYRDRRGRSLTGDGMTVGQDLQAEMLESHGELSLRGATVGVSLSLRGSKLNNPYSRLALNAPQLTVNRTLYMTPAGLGNPLLTSGTTPARGTLVQRFECQGGIRLDDGRFGDALDFERARFSFDDDQELSLLRVQTPELRFLGERPERGKVVLSGARIVNLVDRADSWPGPGNLHMGGFSYENLVPQGGFPLTRRLEWVAAATAEYSPEPYERLATVLRDSGEDEDAREVLLAKQRRRRETLPLAAKLWGYAQDWTVAYGYRPGRAALWMAVLWAASSIAFSHATHTPVNGGHPPWNAALFALDLLLPVIDLGQVDVWQLRGAWQWLAAVVILLGWILATAVAAGATRLLRRS from the coding sequence GTGACCGAGGGTGCCGGCACCCGCGGTGGGGACCTGCCGGACGAGTTGACCGCCGCCGAGGCCGGGATGTGGCAGGCCTTCCGCAACGGCAGCGTGTACGACCTGCGCAGCGGGGACATCACCGTGGACGATCCGCACGGCGGCCATCCCTGGGGGCCCGAGCGCAGTGTCCGGGCCCGGATCGTGGCATGGCTGCTGCTCGACGGGCCGCCCGCCCTCCAGGGCCGGGTCGCCTCCCTGAAGCTGACCGGCGTGCAGATCACGGACGTCCTCGACCTCGCGGGCGGCACGGTGGTGCCGTACGTCGAGCTGAAGGGCTGCCGGTTCGAGAAGGAGATCCTGCTGCCGGAGGCGCACTTCACGACCGTACGTCTGGTCAACTGCTCGGTGCCGCGCCTGGAGGCGGCCCGGGTGCACACCGAGGGCGATCTGCATCTGCCCCGCTGCCGCTTCCACAACGGGGTGCGGCTGACCGACGCGCACATCGGTACGGATCTGCTGCTCAACCAGGCCGTGGTCTACCGGGACCGGCGCGGCCGCTCGCTCACCGGCGACGGCATGACCGTGGGGCAGGACCTGCAGGCCGAGATGCTGGAGTCGCACGGCGAGCTGAGCCTGCGCGGCGCCACCGTCGGTGTCTCGCTCAGCCTGCGCGGCAGCAAGCTGAACAACCCGTACTCCCGGCTCGCCCTGAACGCTCCCCAGCTGACCGTCAACCGCACGCTCTACATGACCCCGGCGGGCCTCGGCAATCCCCTGCTGACCAGCGGCACCACCCCGGCGCGCGGGACGCTGGTGCAGCGCTTCGAGTGCCAGGGCGGGATCCGCCTCGACGACGGACGGTTCGGGGACGCCCTCGACTTCGAGCGGGCCCGTTTCAGCTTCGACGACGACCAGGAGCTGTCCCTGCTGCGGGTGCAGACGCCCGAGCTGCGCTTCCTCGGGGAGCGTCCCGAGCGGGGCAAGGTGGTCCTGTCGGGCGCGCGGATCGTCAATCTCGTCGACCGGGCGGACAGCTGGCCGGGCCCCGGGAACCTCCACATGGGCGGCTTCAGCTACGAGAACCTCGTACCGCAGGGCGGGTTCCCGCTGACCCGGCGCCTGGAGTGGGTGGCGGCGGCGACCGCGGAGTACAGCCCGGAGCCGTACGAGCGGCTGGCCACCGTGCTGCGCGACTCCGGCGAGGACGAGGACGCGCGCGAGGTGCTGCTCGCCAAGCAGCGCCGCCGCCGCGAGACCCTGCCGCTCGCGGCCAAGCTGTGGGGGTACGCGCAGGACTGGACGGTCGCCTACGGGTACCGGCCCGGCCGGGCCGCCCTGTGGATGGCGGTGCTGTGGGCGGCGTCCTCGATCGCCTTCTCGCACGCGACCCACACCCCGGTGAACGGCGGCCATCCGCCGTGGAACGCCGCGCTGTTCGCCCTCGACCTGCTGCTGCCGGTGATCGACCTCGGCCAGGTGGACGTCTGGCAGCTGCGTGGCGCCTGGCAGTGGCTGGCCGCAGTGGTGATCCTCCTGGGCTGGATCCTGGCGACGGCGGTGGCGGCGGGGGCGACGCGGCTGCTGCGCCGCAGCTGA